TCGATCACATCGAACAGCTCGATCGCAACCTTCGCCTTGTTGCGCTGCAAATGGCCGATCATATGCCACTCCACGGCATCGACAATTGAATTCTTTTTATCCGCCGCCTCCTGAACATAATTCTCACCGATCAACGTCACCCCCGCCCCGATCGCCGCGCCGATCGCTTCGACGCTCTGCGACTTGGCGGCGGCAAGCAGCCGAACCCCACGCGGATCGCGCCGCGCCTTCACAGCCGCATCCGCGATCCGCTCGAGAATTTTTCGATAGTTGCCGCCAACATCGACCATGAGGGAAATTGCTTACCACAACGAGAGACAGATTTCACTCTCAGATCTACCACTCGCCGAAACTTATAGACTTAGTGCAAAATGAGGCGGCACTAGCGATTCTAGTAATTGTAACGGTACAGGCGGCGTGTTGAGAGAAAGAGACGGCTATTGAATTGCAAGACGCTTTTCGATGCGCTGGTAAACATCGCGGCGATTCATGATGCCGAAAATCCAAACTTCGCGATTCACGACCTTAAACACAATGCGGTAATCGCCGACGCGCAGTTTCCAATAACCTTTCAAAGTCCGCCGTAGCGGTTCGCCATAGCGCTGCGGCTCGGTGGTTAAACGAGTTTCGATGGCACGCTGAATGCGCCGGCTGACATCGCGATTGAGGACCGGAATATCTTTGGTCTTAACGTCGGGATGATAAACCAGCGTGAAAACCATGACGCGGCTCGAATTCTATGATCCCCACACTTGCTTATGGGTCAGCGTGCGCGAGCGCCGAAAGCTCTTTTCACGTTCTTCGGCGAACTCAGCCAGGGCGAGATCTTCTTGCGCGTCGAGCGCCTCTTTGACCAGGTCGCGAATTTTCAATGAGAGAGAGATTTCCTCATTGGCGGCCAAGCGTCGAACAC
The Deltaproteobacteria bacterium DNA segment above includes these coding regions:
- a CDS encoding type II toxin-antitoxin system RelE/ParE family toxin; this translates as MVFTLVYHPDVKTKDIPVLNRDVSRRIQRAIETRLTTEPQRYGEPLRRTLKGYWKLRVGDYRIVFKVVNREVWIFGIMNRRDVYQRIEKRLAIQ
- a CDS encoding antitoxin, RHH family protein, with protein sequence MRAKNPRINVVLEKPLYESVRRLAANEEISLSLKIRDLVKEALDAQEDLALAEFAEEREKSFRRSRTLTHKQVWGS